The following are encoded together in the Poseidonibacter lekithochrous genome:
- a CDS encoding YybH family protein, whose amino-acid sequence METKAIIEDFKQYTNAWVENFNKGNVQYCIDAYTDDAVMIIKEVGEFKGKEAISTFWNDLTKNANHIEYSNTNIKVINEKTVHLDSDWKMNIGEGIITLEEWVKQDDGSWKLTQDEFQILKQY is encoded by the coding sequence ATGGAAACTAAAGCAATAATAGAAGATTTTAAACAATATACAAATGCATGGGTAGAAAACTTTAATAAGGGTAATGTACAGTATTGCATAGATGCATATACAGATGATGCAGTAATGATAATCAAAGAAGTTGGAGAATTTAAAGGGAAAGAAGCTATTTCAACATTTTGGAATGACTTAACAAAAAATGCAAATCATATAGAATATTCAAATACAAATATTAAAGTAATTAATGAAAAAACCGTACATTTAGATTCAGATTGGAAAATGAATATAGGAGAAGGAATTATTACTTTAGAAGAATGGGTTAAACAAGATGATGGTTCTTGGAAACTAACACAAGATGAATTCCAAATCTTAAAACAATATTAG
- the hutH gene encoding histidine ammonia-lyase: protein MFNLHIIPGQLTLQDLRRVNNEQTFITLDSSAKDKIKKANETILNIVDEDRTVYGVNTGFGLLANTKIAKEDLEDLQRRIVLSHSAGMGEYISNETVRLMITLKINSLSLGYSGIRLEVIEALISLVNNEVYPCVPKKGSVGASGDLAPLAHMSAILLGYGYVNYKGEILKARDGLKKAGMEPIVLGAKEGLALLNGTQLSTTFSLEGLFLAEDLFASAIVAGSMCVEAVLGSRAPFDDRVHTIRGHKGQIDTAKMYRDLLEDESEISQSHKDCTRVQDPYSIRCQPQVMGACLTQIRNSAETLLIESNGVTDNPLIFVDEQDVISGGNFHAEPIAFASDNLALAISEIGALSERRMALLVDKHLSQLPAFLVNNGGINSGFMIAQVTSAALASENKALAHPSSVDSLPTSANQEDHVSMATYAGRRLKDMAENTAGILGIELLATAQGMDFRAPNKSTSKIEETKKILREKVSFYEEDRYFTDDIEEAISIVQSGIYNKYIDKDLIPSF from the coding sequence ATGTTTAACTTACATATTATTCCAGGACAATTAACTCTTCAAGATTTAAGAAGAGTTAATAATGAACAAACATTTATTACTTTAGATAGCAGTGCAAAAGATAAAATAAAAAAAGCTAATGAAACAATTTTAAATATTGTAGATGAAGATAGAACTGTTTATGGTGTAAATACTGGATTTGGATTATTAGCAAATACAAAAATTGCAAAAGAAGATTTAGAAGATTTACAAAGAAGAATCGTATTATCACATAGTGCGGGTATGGGTGAGTATATCTCAAATGAAACAGTAAGATTAATGATTACACTTAAAATCAATTCTCTATCTTTAGGATATTCAGGAATTAGACTTGAGGTAATTGAAGCATTAATAAGTCTTGTAAATAATGAAGTTTATCCTTGTGTTCCAAAAAAAGGTTCAGTGGGAGCTAGTGGAGATTTAGCACCCTTAGCCCATATGAGTGCAATTCTTTTAGGTTATGGATATGTGAACTACAAAGGTGAAATTTTAAAAGCAAGAGATGGTCTTAAAAAAGCAGGAATGGAACCTATAGTTTTAGGTGCAAAAGAAGGTTTAGCCTTACTTAATGGAACTCAACTTTCTACTACATTCTCTCTTGAAGGTCTATTTTTAGCAGAAGATTTATTTGCTTCAGCAATTGTTGCAGGTTCTATGTGTGTAGAAGCAGTTCTAGGAAGTCGAGCACCTTTTGATGATAGAGTTCATACAATCAGAGGTCATAAAGGTCAAATAGATACAGCAAAAATGTATAGGGATTTATTAGAAGACGAAAGTGAAATATCTCAATCACATAAAGATTGTACAAGAGTACAAGACCCCTATTCTATTAGATGTCAACCGCAAGTTATGGGAGCTTGTCTAACACAAATAAGAAATTCTGCTGAGACTTTATTAATAGAGTCAAATGGAGTTACAGATAATCCACTAATTTTTGTAGATGAACAAGATGTAATCTCAGGAGGAAACTTCCATGCTGAACCAATTGCTTTTGCTAGTGATAATTTAGCTTTAGCTATTTCTGAAATTGGAGCATTAAGCGAGCGAAGAATGGCATTATTAGTTGATAAACATTTAAGCCAATTACCTGCATTTTTAGTAAACAATGGTGGTATTAACTCAGGATTTATGATAGCACAAGTAACAAGCGCTGCCTTAGCTAGTGAAAACAAAGCCTTAGCTCATCCTAGTTCAGTAGATTCTCTTCCAACATCTGCAAATCAAGAAGACCATGTATCAATGGCTACTTATGCAGGAAGAAGATTAAAAGATATGGCAGAAAATACTGCTGGTATTTTAGGAATTGAACTTTTAGCAACTGCTCAAGGTATGGATTTTAGAGCACCAAATAAATCTACAAGTAAAATAGAAGAAACAAAAAAGATCCTAAGAGAAAAAGTATCTTTTTATGAAGAAGATAGATATTTTACAGATGATATTGAAGAAGCAATATCTATAGTACAATCTGGAATTTATAATAAATATATTGATAAAGATTTAATTCCAAGTTTTTAA
- a CDS encoding DUF6500 family protein, with product MTEILKNKIIKVCNEKIEKKGTNVGLSFYAFFANKNDNPVLLMEAATWWIQTHKLDHFEKAVKIKKMIEDNL from the coding sequence ATGACTGAAATATTAAAAAATAAAATTATAAAAGTATGTAATGAAAAGATTGAGAAAAAAGGAACAAATGTAGGTTTGTCTTTTTATGCTTTTTTCGCAAACAAAAATGACAATCCTGTTTTACTTATGGAAGCTGCCACATGGTGGATACAAACCCACAAATTAGACCATTTTGAAAAAGCAGTAAAAATAAAAAAGATGATAGAAGATAATCTTTAA
- a CDS encoding UTRA domain-containing protein, producing MKQPVFKEIKDFIKKQIADKVYLPDEKIPTEMELSKQFNTSRPTVNKALSELVLEGVVVRFPRSGTFVTHQKAQTSILDLRNIADEIKQRGNDYTNELICLEEIKADEKIAQVLNIVKDQRIYVSQMVHKENDVPVRYDIRYIKPSIAPDYIKQDFKKITPSLYLQKSCPVQKVDNTIEATMVKEPIQKLLDIVSNEPCLLISRVVISNDEVASYSKLYYPSSRYKLNSMIDSTDRNFV from the coding sequence ATGAAACAGCCAGTATTTAAAGAAATCAAAGATTTTATTAAAAAACAAATAGCAGATAAAGTATATCTTCCCGATGAAAAAATTCCAACTGAAATGGAATTATCAAAACAGTTTAATACAAGCCGTCCTACTGTAAACAAAGCTTTAAGTGAATTAGTACTTGAAGGTGTAGTAGTTAGATTTCCAAGGTCTGGAACTTTTGTAACTCATCAAAAAGCTCAAACTTCTATTTTAGATTTAAGAAACATTGCAGATGAGATTAAACAAAGAGGTAATGACTATACAAATGAACTTATTTGTTTAGAAGAAATCAAAGCAGATGAAAAAATAGCTCAGGTTTTAAATATAGTAAAAGATCAAAGAATATATGTATCTCAGATGGTTCATAAAGAAAATGATGTACCAGTAAGATATGATATAAGATATATCAAACCCTCAATTGCACCAGATTATATAAAACAAGACTTTAAAAAAATTACTCCAAGTTTGTACTTACAAAAATCATGTCCAGTACAAAAAGTAGATAATACAATTGAAGCAACAATGGTAAAAGAGCCAATTCAAAAACTTCTAGATATTGTCAGTAATGAACCATGTTTATTAATATCAAGGGTTGTAATATCAAATGATGAAGTAGCTTCATATTCAAAACTATACTATCCAAGTTCAAGATATAAACTAAACTCTATGATAGATTCAACTGATAGGAATTTTGTTTAA
- a CDS encoding TetR/AcrR family transcriptional regulator, with amino-acid sequence MKKSRKDDVIKTANCIIRKAGYSNLSFSQIATTLGVTRENVHHYFRKKEALGNACLDAMYDDLGGKFEDIVSLDINADKKLLEYFKIYKTQQDEREDCPIVALLAEYDLLPDSMKEQVKKLVTIEHTNMEKILQEGKENDIFFFEQSAQTKALMIITLLKGAVSYSKIYNNFKDVSTSIMDELQSSKN; translated from the coding sequence ATGAAAAAATCAAGAAAAGATGATGTAATAAAAACTGCAAACTGTATTATTAGAAAAGCTGGATATTCAAATCTTAGTTTTTCTCAAATAGCTACGACTCTTGGAGTTACTAGAGAGAATGTACATCACTATTTTAGAAAAAAAGAAGCTTTAGGAAATGCATGCTTAGATGCTATGTATGATGACTTAGGTGGAAAGTTTGAAGATATTGTTAGTTTAGATATTAATGCAGATAAAAAGCTCTTAGAGTACTTTAAAATATACAAAACACAACAAGATGAAAGAGAAGATTGTCCTATTGTCGCTTTATTGGCTGAATATGATCTTCTTCCTGATTCAATGAAAGAACAAGTTAAAAAACTTGTAACAATTGAGCATACAAATATGGAAAAGATTTTACAAGAAGGAAAAGAAAATGATATTTTCTTTTTTGAACAAAGTGCTCAAACAAAAGCTTTAATGATTATTACTTTATTAAAAGGTGCAGTTTCATACTCAAAGATTTATAATAATTTTAAAGATGTAAGTACAAGTATAATGGATGAACTACAAAGTTCTAAAAACTAA
- a CDS encoding tetraacyldisaccharide 4'-kinase produces the protein MKQKFYLWVEEYLFFPNSFQKLISFLLLPLTFLYMLIILIKRTKARESDFEIPVISVGNLIVGGSGKTPITIKLASKYENPCIILRGYGRASKGLYVISQNGKVLEDIQTSGDEAMLLANSLPNASVIVSENRVEAIKKAKELGCKIVFLDDGFSKYSIKKFNILLRPKKEPTNFFCLPSGGYREPKGMYFYADLELQEGKDFFRVITIKKDNKEAVLPKKTVLLTAISKPDRLLEFLPEGTKMISFPDHHTFTKEDIESISVTYEDYAIVTTGKDLVKLKKFKVRNLYLMDLDIKIDENVDFSIMSEYIKDYE, from the coding sequence TTGAAACAAAAATTTTACTTATGGGTAGAAGAGTATCTCTTCTTCCCTAACTCTTTCCAGAAACTAATATCATTTTTACTTTTACCCTTAACTTTTTTATATATGCTTATTATTCTTATAAAAAGAACAAAAGCAAGAGAATCTGATTTTGAAATACCAGTAATTTCTGTAGGGAATTTAATAGTTGGTGGTAGCGGAAAAACTCCTATTACAATTAAATTAGCTTCAAAATATGAAAACCCTTGTATTATTCTGAGAGGTTATGGACGTGCTTCAAAAGGTTTATACGTAATATCACAAAATGGTAAAGTTTTAGAAGATATTCAAACTTCTGGTGATGAAGCTATGTTATTGGCAAACTCTTTGCCTAATGCTTCTGTAATAGTTAGTGAGAATAGGGTAGAAGCTATAAAAAAAGCAAAAGAACTAGGATGTAAAATTGTTTTTCTTGATGATGGTTTTTCAAAATATAGTATTAAAAAATTCAATATTTTATTAAGACCAAAAAAAGAACCAACAAACTTTTTTTGTTTACCAAGTGGTGGATATAGAGAGCCTAAGGGTATGTATTTTTATGCTGATTTAGAACTTCAAGAAGGAAAAGACTTCTTTAGAGTTATTACAATCAAAAAAGATAATAAAGAAGCAGTTTTACCTAAAAAAACAGTTCTTTTAACAGCAATTTCTAAACCTGATAGGTTGTTAGAATTTTTACCTGAGGGTACAAAAATGATTTCTTTCCCTGATCATCATACTTTTACTAAAGAAGATATAGAAAGTATTAGTGTTACTTACGAAGATTATGCTATTGTTACAACAGGAAAAGATTTAGTTAAACTAAAAAAATTTAAAGTAAGAAATTTATATTTAATGGACTTAGATATTAAAATAGACGAAAATGTAGATTTCTCAATAATGAGCGAGTATATAAAAGATTATGAATAG
- a CDS encoding VOC family protein has translation MQYLQKHSLYISNPKVSCDFYINKLGMSLLTKFTENEIEYYHLSFDNLPNSKEAFLELIFDKNNKETIFPKNKDTLEGYWKIALSIKDVDIARERLLEKGVDIGPAFQVPNVAYLCHFYDPDGYCLELIQHKFQENHIKEDENKNYVLGNKAIFSLITYRVKDINKSLEFYTKHLGLKLLSKMDVSKRGFNLYFLALTNDILPNETDIEAIENREWLWQREYTIIELQHILQFDNDKEFKYEVGKTTGFNKISFISKEKKSLKDPDLYNIEIQKID, from the coding sequence ATGCAATATCTACAAAAACATAGTTTATATATTTCAAATCCAAAAGTTAGTTGTGATTTTTATATTAATAAACTTGGAATGAGTTTACTTACAAAATTTACTGAAAATGAAATAGAGTATTACCATCTATCTTTTGATAATTTACCCAATTCAAAAGAAGCATTTTTAGAACTTATATTTGATAAGAATAATAAAGAAACAATATTTCCTAAAAATAAAGATACACTTGAAGGATATTGGAAAATAGCCCTTAGTATAAAAGATGTTGATATTGCAAGGGAAAGACTACTTGAAAAGGGAGTTGATATTGGCCCTGCTTTTCAAGTTCCTAATGTGGCATATCTATGTCATTTTTATGATCCAGATGGATATTGTTTAGAGTTGATACAACATAAATTTCAAGAGAATCATATAAAAGAAGATGAAAATAAAAACTATGTGTTAGGAAATAAAGCCATTTTTTCCTTAATTACATATAGGGTAAAAGATATAAATAAAAGTTTAGAGTTTTATACAAAACATCTAGGTTTAAAATTACTATCAAAAATGGATGTATCAAAAAGAGGTTTCAACTTATATTTTTTAGCTTTGACAAATGATATATTGCCAAATGAAACTGATATTGAAGCTATTGAAAATAGAGAATGGTTATGGCAAAGAGAATATACAATAATTGAATTACAACATATATTGCAATTTGATAATGATAAAGAATTTAAATATGAAGTTGGGAAAACTACAGGCTTTAATAAAATATCTTTTATTTCGAAAGAAAAAAAGAGTCTAAAAGACCCTGATTTATATAATATAGAAATTCAAAAGATAGATTAA